The genomic segment CCGCTGGAGTCCGGCCTGGTGGTGACGCCGTTCGCCATCGGTGCCGCGGTGTCGGCGACGCTGGCGGGACGGCTGGTCGGGCGGCTCGGCCGGAAGTTGACCCTCATCGGGTTGTGCCTGGTGGTGGTGGGACTCGGGGCCGTCGGCGTGATCGGCCCGCTGGTCGCTGGGTCGGTGACCGGTTTCGCCGTGGCCCTGCCGCTGCTGGTCGCCGGATTCGGCGGCGGCATGGTGATCTCGCCGAACACCACGCTGACCCTGGAGGCCGTGCCGACGCGGATGGCCGGAGTCGCCGGGGGAGCGCTGCAGACGGGGCAGCGCATCGGCACCGCGATCGGTGTGGCGGTGCTGGCCTCGGTCTTCCACGTCGGTATCGACTCGGAGGGCGGCTACGAGGCCGGGCTGCGGTGGGCGATGCTGAGCGCGGTGGCGTTGGTCATGCTGGCGCTCGTGCTCGCGGTGTTCGACATCCGCCGCCGACCCGCTGGTGAGCCACGCCGACGGCGACGAACCGCGAGAGCCGCTGCTCCGTTGGAGTGATGCTCGGGTTCCGCCGTTCATCTCAACTGGCGTAGCCCGAATGGTTGGGTGACCCTTGTGTCAACCTCCGGCGAGGGCCCCACCGTTTCCGGGTTGGGGAGGGACGCTCGGCTCGTGTCGTGGTAACTCGCAGTGAGCGGCACTCGGCGACCGCGGGGGATCGACCGGGACTGCCATCGGAGGTTGTTGTTTCGGGTGGGTCCCGATTGGAAGGGGCGGGACCCACCCGGACGTCTCTCGGTCAGCGCCGATCGTGGTGACCGGTGCGCGGCTCAGCTCTGGTCGTCAGCGGGTTTCTGTGCCGTGGCGGCGAGGGCGGCCGCGGCCTTCTTCTTCTTGAACCGGATGAGGAAGAACACGCCCACGACGGCGAGGACACCGACCACGATCGCGCCGCCGGTGCTGAGCATGCCCTCCACGCGCCGGGCCGCTTCGCCGAGTGCCGCGCCGAGGCTGACGTGCAACGTCGCCCAGCAGAAGGCGCCGCTCACGACGGCGGGCAGGAACTTGCGGAAGGGAAGCCCCGAGGTACCCGCGGCCGCCGGTGTGAGGGTGCGGACGACGGGCAGGAAGCGCGCGAAGAACACGGCCCACGCGCCGCGGCGCTGCAGGATGCCGGTGGCCTTGTCCCAGGCGTCGGTGCCGTACCGCTGGATCAGCTTCGTCTCCCGAAGCCGTGGGCCGAAGCGCCGCCCGATGGCGTAGCCGATCGAGTCACCGATCCCGGCACACACCGTGACGACGAGGATGAGCACGACGAACCGGGGCACGGTGGTGGCGGTCGTCGCGGCGATGAGCAGACCGGACTCACCCGGCGCGATGAACCCCAGGCCCACGGTGCACTCAAGCAGGACCAACAGGCCTGTCGCTCCGACGAGTGCCGGCTGCGGCAGGCTCTGCAGCCAGTTGAGTACCTCAGTTACCACCGATGTCCCCCTGCATGTCGCTGACCGTCGCCGCCGCTCGGGTACGTGAGCGGGCGGTGCCATGGATTACGACGACAGTAGCGGCCGTTCGGTTCGCCCATTACCGGGGATTTCCCTGATTTCGTGCCGGGGGACACCCGTGTCGGTCAGCTCATGCGGGCGAGGACGCTGCTGGCCTCCTGGGCGGCGGGCGCGGCGGCCGCGAGGTGCTGCAGGTTCTCGGGGAGTGGTTCGCCCCGGTGAGCCTTCGTCTGGGCGAACAGCTTGCCCGCGCGGTACGACGAGCGCACCAGCGGACCCGCCATGACGCCGGCGAACCCGAGCGCCTCGGCGGCCTTCGTGTGCTCCACGAACTCCTCGGGCTTCACCCAGCGGTCGATGGGGTGGTGCCGCACCGAGGGGCGCAGGTACTGGGTGATGGTGAGGATCTCGCAGCCCGCCTCCACGAGGTCGCGCATCGCGGGCTCGACCTCCTCGGGGGTCTCGCCCATGCCGAGGATCAGGTTCGACTTCGTGACCAGCCCGGCCTCGCGGGCGCGCCGGATCACCTCGAGCGACCGCTCGTAGCGGAAGCCCGGCCTGATCCGGCGGAAGATCCGCGGGACGGTCTCGACGTTGTGCGCCAGAACCTCGGGCTCGGACGAGAAGACCTCGGCGAGCTGGTCGTCCTCGGCGTTGAAGTCGGGGATGAGCAGCTCGACGCCCGTTCCCGGGTTCATCGCGTGGATCTGCCGCACCGTCTCGGCGTACAGCCAGGCCCCGCCGTCGGGCAGGTCGTCGCGGGCGACACCCGTCACCGTCGAGTAGCGAAGGCCCATCGCCTTGACGCTCTCGGCCACCCGCCGCGGTTCGTCGCGGTCCAGTTCGGCGGGCTTACCGGTGTCGATCTGGCAGAAGTCGCAGCGTCGGGTGCACTGGTCACCGCCGATGAGGAAGGTGGCTTCGCGGTCCTCCCAGCATTCGTAGATGTTGGGACACCCGGCCTCCTCGCAGACGGTGTGCAAACCCTCGCTGCGCACCAGTCCCTTGAGTTCGGTGAACTCGGGGCCCATACGCGCGCGGGTCTTGATCCACGACGGCTTCTTCTCGATCGGTGTCTGGCTGTTGCGGACCTCAAGCCGCAGCAGCTTCCGACCCTCCGGCACCACAGTCACGCGGACCAGCCTACGCCCGTGGGGCAAGGAAACTCGACTACGCGGGATCGGGGGTGATCCCCGTCAAGTCGGCGGTCAGCTCCCACAACCGGGCGCTGGACCGTGTGTCCAGCGCCCGGTTGTGGCCACCGCACCCGGCCGGGGTGGCCGCTGGCGTAGAGCTGCGGCAGGACTCCGGTGCGCACCGCCTGGCCGAACAGGTCGGCGACGCGCGCGCCCGGGACCGCGAGCAGGCGGACGGGCCGCGGGTAGGCCCGGGCCATCGTGGAGACGAGCCCGGTCGTCGAGTAGCCGGGGTGGGCGGCGACGCTGCTCACCGACGTGCCCGCGAGCCTGCGATGCAGCTCCCGTGCGAAGAGCAGGTTCGCCAGCTTCGACTGTGCGTACGCCGACGCCGGGTTGTAGCGACGGCGGGCGAAGTTCGGATCGTCGAGTGTGATCCTGCCGACATGCCCGAGCAGGCTCGCGACCGTGACGACCCGCGCGGCAGGCGAGCAGCACCGTGGCGCCATGGTGGACGAGGACCTCGGTGGTGCGTTGCCCGAGCCCCGAGTTGGCGCCGGTGACGAGCACGGTGCGGCCCGTCTGGTCGCCGATGTCGGCCTCGGTCCAGCGGCGGGAGCGTGTGGGTGTGCGCAGGGTGGCTCGGGGCGTCAGCCCGTCGGTGCGAGGCGGCGAAGCCACTGCGCCACCGGCTCCGCGGCAGGGCAGGAGCCCGGATCGGAAGCCTCGGCGAGTGCGCGCTCGTGGAAGAGGGCCACGAGCGTGGCACCGACCCCGACCACCTCGTCGTCCGGCTCGTGCGGCTCCGCGAGCCCGGACACCAGAGCGAGCATGCGCAGCTCCGCGTCGTGCGCGCGGCGCAGGGAGGGGAAGCGCTCGACGTTGGCGCTCACCACGGCGTGCAACGCCGGATGCCGTCGCACGGCGGCACGCCAGGCCCGCGACACGGCGTCGACGTGGTCCTCGCACTCGGTGCTGTCGTCGCCGGGTACCGTGTCGGCGTCCTCGGGGCCCGCGACCTCCGCGCGCAGGTGTCCGGTGAGGATCTGCCACCAGCGGTGCTGCAGGGCCAGCAGCAGGCCTTCCTCGGTGCCGAAGTCCTCCCGCGCGCCGGCGATCCGGTCGAACGGAATGCGATTCCCCTCGGTGTGGCGGGCCGCCGTCAGCGCCCGCTCCATGGTGGCGCGGCGACGGTGGAAGTCGCTCCAACCCATCGGCTCGATCCCCTTCCGGCGTTCGTCCCGGACATCCCCCATACCGGTGGTCTGGCGCATACCGCCGGTATGTTCCGGTGATCACCATACCACCGGTATGTGACCGGCCGAGCGCGAAACCGGGCCGCGTAAGGTCGTGATCGTGGCGACAACGAGGGCATCCAGGCCGGGACCGGCCAGGTCACGGAGGGACGACTACGCCGAGTCCACACGGAAGGCGCTCGTCGACAGCGCGGTGGCACTGTTCACCGAACGCGGCTACGCCGGGACGTCGCTCGACGAGATCGCCCGGCGGGCCCGCGTGACGAAGGGCGCGCTCTACCACCACTTCGAGGGCAAGCAGGCGATCTTCGAGGCGGCCTTCGACGCGGTGGAGACGGACGTCAAGGGACGGCTGGAGACGATCCTGCGGGGCGACCAGCCGCCGTGGGACCGCGCCCTCGACGGCCTCCGGGAGTTCATCTCCAGCTGCCTCGACCCCGCCTACCAGCGGATCGCCCTGCACGAGGCACCGGTCGTGATGGGCTGGGCGCGGTGGCGCGAGGCCGAGGACCGCTACAGCTTCGGTCTGATCAAGGCCGCCCTCGGTGACCTCATCGACGCGGGCGACGTGGTGAGCGTGCCCGTGGACATCACCTCGCGGCTGCTGTTCGGAGCCCTCTCCAGCGCGGCCACCGAGATCGCGGGCTCTTCCGAGCCCAAGCGCGTGGGGGCCGAGGTGGAGCAGGTCGTCATCGCCCTACTCGAGCAGGTGAGGGCCGCGTCCCGTCGGGGCTGACCTCGTTACGCTCGACCACGTGGAACTCAGGATCTTCACGGAACCGCAGCAAGGCGCGCACTACGACGATCTGCTGCGCGTGGCCAAAGCGAGCGAGGACGCCGGATTCGGCGCGTTCTTCCGGTCGGACCACTACCTCAAGATGGGGTCGGTCAGCGGACTACCCGGGCCCACCGACGCGTGGATCACCCTCGCCGGACTGGCGCGGGAGACGTCGCGCATCCGGCTGGGCACGTTGGTGACCGCGGCGACGTTCCGGCACCCCTCCGTCCTGGCCATCTCTGTCGCGCAGGTCGACCAGATGTCCGGCGGGCGAATCGAGTTCGGGCTCGGATCGGGGTGGTACGCCGACGAACACACGGCGTACGGCATCGACCTGCCGCCCGTGCGTGAACTGTTCGACCGCTACAGCGAGCAGCTGGCGGTGATCACGGGTCTGTGGGACACGCCCGAGGGCGGCACGTTCTCGTTCGAGGGAGAGCACTACACGCTCAAGGACGCGCCCGGGCTGCCCAAGCCCGTCCAGCGTCCGCGCCCGCCCGTCATCCTGGGCGGCACGGGCAAGAAGCGGACGCCGGAGCTGGCGGCGCGCTACGCCGACGAGTTCAACGTGCCGTTCAACGACATCGAGACGGCGCGGGCGCAGTACGAACGAGTGGATGCCGCCGCCGAGGCCGCGGGACGCCGACCCGGGGACATCACCCGCTCCGCCGCACTCGTGGTGGCCGTGGGGCGCGACGACGCCGAGGCCGCGCGCCGGGCCGACGCCATCGGCCGTGAGGTGGCCGAGCTCAAGACCAACGGCGTCGCGGGCACCGTGTCGGAGGCCGTCGACACCATCGGCCGGTGGCGCGAGAGCACCGGCATCACCCGCCTGTACCTGCAGGTGTTGGACCTGAGCGACCTCGACCACCTCGACCTGATCGCCTCGGAGATCATGCCGCAGGTCTCCTGACCCCGGCCGTCGCCCGGGCGGTCAGGACCGGTGCAGCGCGAAGGTCACGCCGGCGGCCTCCGGTGCCTGCGGCCGCGGTAGCCAGCGGTCGTCGGACACCGGAAGGTCGCCGTCCAGGGCGGCCAGCACCGCGTCCCGGGCGACGGGCAACGCCTCCTCGACGGACACGGTCCGTCCGAGCTCCAGCGACAGCGACGTCGTGCCGGCGTCGGTGATACCGCAGGGCACGATGCGGTCGAAGGCGCTGAGGTCGGCGTTGCAGTTGAGTTCGAAGCCGTGCATCGTGACACCGCGCTGCACGCGGATGCCGATGGCGGCGATCTTGCGTTCCGGGCGGGTGTCGTCGGCCGGAACCCACACCCCGCTGCGGCCCTCGACCCGGCCGGTGTGCAGGCCGAAGGAGTCGCACACCGAGATCAGCGCCTCCTCGATCCGGCGCACGTACTGGACGACGTCGATGGGATCGCACAGCTTGACGAGCGGATAGCCGACGAGCTGGCCGGGCCCGTGCCAGGTGATGCGGCCGCCGCGGTCGACGTCGATCACCGGAGTGCCGTCGGTGGGCCGGTCCTCGGGCTGCGTGCGCTTGCCCGCGGTGTACACCGACGGGTGTTCGAGGAGCAGCATCGTGTCGGGGCCGTCGCCGTCCGCGCGGGCGGTGGCCAGTCGCCGTTGGAGGTCCCAGGCTTCGAGGTAGTCGATGGTGCCGATGGGGCGGACGTCCACGGGGTCGGTGGACTCGCGGCAGGAACGGGTCGCATTCTGGCTCACGGGATCGAGGCTACCTCCCGGCGCGTCCGACGCCGTCTCTCACCGGGCTCCGGTTCCGGTGCTGAGCGGGCAGCAGCCGCAACGCCGGGATGGCCAGCAGGCCGACCCCGGCGACGGCCAGGACCGCTCCGACGGTGTCGGTGACCCAGTGGACTCCCAGCGCCACCCGGGCGCCGCAGATCAGCAGCGTCGCCGCCAGCGCTGTCGCCCGCGCGAGTGAAGCGAACGCGGGAGCGAGCCACACGCACAGCACCACCACCGCGACGCCGGTGCTGGTCACCGACACGACGTGGCCGCTGGGGTAGGCGAAAACGGCGTAGATCCGAGGGCGTTCACGCTCGAAGAGGGGCTTGCCGACCCACGACGTGGCGCGGCAGAGGCCCAGCAGCACGAGCACACGCAGCGTCACCCAGGCCCGCGGATCCCCGCGTCGGCGCGACCGGACGGTCACCACGAGCAGTGCCACGCCGAGCAGCACCGGCAGGATCGGGCCGAGCGCCGCGCTCACCAGCCACGCGACCGTGCCGAGCTCACCCTGCCACCGCGTTGCCACGGTGTCGCGCAGCAGCCGGTCCAGCGACCCCGGAACGTGTCGCACGAGCAGACCCAGGCCGACGAACGCCGCGAAACAGAACGCGCCGACGAGGAGGTGCACACGCACCTCACGTCGAGTCCCGCGCTCGCCGGCCACCATGCGAGAAGTACGCCCTACGGCACCGGGGACAGCGCCTGATCGAGGTCCTCGACGGCGTAGGGGAAACTGTGGCGAAGGAGTACACCCGGAACGGCTCGCGGACCCGCGAGCAGCATCTCGTCGGCGGCCTCGCCGAGCAGCAGCCGTAACGGCGCACCCGGCACCCGCCACGGGGTCGGGCGCCGCAGAGCACGCCCCACGGCCTTCGTGAACTCGGCGTTGGTGACCGGTCGGGGAGAGGCGACGTTGACCGGTCCGGACACGTCCGCGTTGTCGAGACAGAAGACGATCACCTCGACCATGTCCGTCAGACTGATCCAGGGCAGGTACTGGCGTCCCGTTCCGAGCGCACCACCCAGGCCGAGCTGGAAGAGCGGCCTGACCTGCGCGAGCATGCCGCCCCGCCACGTGAACACGGGCGCGGTGCGCAGGAACACCACCCGGCTGCCCGCCCGGGACGCGGGCGCACAGGCCGCCTCCCACTCGGCGCACAGCAGGGGCAGGAAACCGTGGCCCACGGGCGCCGACTCGTCCACCTCGCGGTCGCCCGTGTCACCGTAGTAGTTGATGCCCGAGGCACTGATCAGGACGGGAACACCGTGTTCGGCCACTGCCTCGGCGAGTACCTCGGTGGGTTCGATCCGCGAGTCGTGCAGGACCTGCTTGCGGGCGGCACTCCACCGACCCGAGGCCAGCGACGCGCCACACAGGTTCACGACGGCGTCCACGCCGTCGAAGGCGTTCTCGTCGATCCGGCCCGACGGCGGATGCCAGCCGCGTTCGTCCGGAGCCGAGGGTGCGCGCCGTACCAGCCGCACCACGTCGTGCCCGAGCTCCCGCAACCGGGAGCGAAGGGCGGAACCGATCAGCCCGCTGGAACCGGCCACGAGAACCCGCATGAGCACACCTTAAGTCGCAGACGCCACGGGGGCGCCCGCCGTGTCGGCGGACGCCCCCGTGCGCGTGATGTCGCGGGTCAGAGACCCAGCTCGTCCTCGAAGTTGCCCTCCTCGAGACGCTGCTTGATCGTCGTGAGGAACCGGCCCGCGTCGGCACCGTCGATGAGGCGGTGGTCGTAGGTCAGCGGGAGGTAGGCCATCGAGCGGATCGCGATGGTGTCGTTGCCGTCGGCGTCGGTGGCCACCATCGGCCTCCGCACGACCGCGCCCACACCGAGGATGCCCGACTGCGGCTGCACGATGATCGGCGTGTCGAACAGCGCGCCGTTGCTGCCGAGGTTGGTGATCGTGAACGTGCCGCCGGTGAGCTCGTCCGGCGTCACCCGGTTGCTGCGGGCACGCTCCGCCAGGTCGGCGATGCGGTGCGCCAAGCCGGCCAGGCTCAGCTCACCCGCGTCGTGGATCACCACGGACAGCAGACCACGCTCGGTGTCCACGGCGAGACCGAGGTTGATCGAGCCGTGGTAGGTGATCTCCTTCGTCTCCTCGTTGTACGAGGCGTTGACGTTCGGGTGCTGCTTCAGCGCCTCGACCGTGGCCTTGGCGAAGAACGGCAGGAACGTCAGGTTCACACCCTCACGCTCGCGGAACGGCGCCTTCGCCCGCTGCCGCAGCTGCGCGACCTTGGTGACGTCGACCTCGTGCACCTGCGTGAGCTGCGCCGAGACCTGCAACGACTCCTTGGTCTTGACGGCCGTGATCTGGCGGATGCGGTTGGCCTTCTGCACGGTCCCGCGCAGCGCGGCCTTCTCGGCGTCGGACACCGGAGCGGGAGCGCTGGGCTTGGCCGGGGCGGAGGGAGCGGCCGCGGCGGGCTGTGCCGGGGCGGCGCTCGCCTGCTGCTCCTTCTGCTTCGCCTCGGCGGCGGCCAGCACGTCCTGCTTGCGGATCCGGCCGCCGACACCGCTGCCCTTGACGGTGTTCAGGTCGATGCCGTGCTCGGCGGCGAGCTTGCGCACCAGCGGCGTGACGTACGGCGTGCCCGCACCGTCGCGCTCTGGAGTCGGGGCGGCGGCGGGCTCGGCCTTCGGCGCGGGAGTCGGCTGCTGCGGGGCCGGCTGCTGGGCCTGCGGNNNNNNNNNNNNNNNNNNNNNNNNNNNNNNNNNNNNNNNNNNNNNNNNNNNNNNNNNNNNNNNNNNNNNNNNNNNNNNNNNNNNNNNNNNNNNNNNNNNNGAGTCGATCGCGGCCCGCGCGGCGTCGAGCTCGCCCGCGTCGGCGAGGGCCCAGGCCCGCTCGACCAGCTCCGCCAGGACCGCGTCGACCCCCCGCTTCTCCCGCAGCCTCGCGAGGTGGGCGCGGTGCGCGTTCTCCTCCGCCGCGAGATCGAGCGGAGTGAGGTCGCCCGCCCAGTCCGGAGCGTTCCGCCCGGACAGCAGCATCGCCCACGCCCGCGCGGCGACCGGATGGCTCACCAGGCGGGACGCCGATCCGCCGGTCGTGCGCTGCCAGTACCGGACGAGCCGGTCACCCTGGTCGGCCGCGCCGACGCAGAACACCAGAAGCGCCGCCCGGCCGATCTCGACGTCGACGACGTCGT from the Saccharomonospora azurea NA-128 genome contains:
- a CDS encoding DedA family protein, with the translated sequence MVTEVLNWLQSLPQPALVGATGLLVLLECTVGLGFIAPGESGLLIAATTATTVPRFVVLILVVTVCAGIGDSIGYAIGRRFGPRLRETKLIQRYGTDAWDKATGILQRRGAWAVFFARFLPVVRTLTPAAAGTSGLPFRKFLPAVVSGAFCWATLHVSLGAALGEAARRVEGMLSTGGAIVVGVLAVVGVFFLIRFKKKKAAAALAATAQKPADDQS
- the lipA gene encoding lipoyl synthase produces the protein MTVVPEGRKLLRLEVRNSQTPIEKKPSWIKTRARMGPEFTELKGLVRSEGLHTVCEEAGCPNIYECWEDREATFLIGGDQCTRRCDFCQIDTGKPAELDRDEPRRVAESVKAMGLRYSTVTGVARDDLPDGGAWLYAETVRQIHAMNPGTGVELLIPDFNAEDDQLAEVFSSEPEVLAHNVETVPRIFRRIRPGFRYERSLEVIRRAREAGLVTKSNLILGMGETPEEVEPAMRDLVEAGCEILTITQYLRPSVRHHPIDRWVKPEEFVEHTKAAEALGFAGVMAGPLVRSSYRAGKLFAQTKAHRGEPLPENLQHLAAAAPAAQEASSVLARMS
- a CDS encoding SDR family NAD(P)-dependent oxidoreductase, translating into MAPRCCSPAARVVTVASLLGHVGRITLDDPNFARRRYNPASAYAQSKLANLLFARELHRRLAGTSVSSVAAHPGYSTTGLVSTMARAYPRPVRLLAVPGARVADLFGQAVRTGVLPQLYASGHPGRVRWPQPGAGHTVQRPVVGADRRLDGDHPRSRVVEFPCPTGVGWSA
- a CDS encoding TetR/AcrR family transcriptional regulator, yielding MATTRASRPGPARSRRDDYAESTRKALVDSAVALFTERGYAGTSLDEIARRARVTKGALYHHFEGKQAIFEAAFDAVETDVKGRLETILRGDQPPWDRALDGLREFISSCLDPAYQRIALHEAPVVMGWARWREAEDRYSFGLIKAALGDLIDAGDVVSVPVDITSRLLFGALSSAATEIAGSSEPKRVGAEVEQVVIALLEQVRAASRRG
- a CDS encoding LLM class F420-dependent oxidoreductase, translating into MELRIFTEPQQGAHYDDLLRVAKASEDAGFGAFFRSDHYLKMGSVSGLPGPTDAWITLAGLARETSRIRLGTLVTAATFRHPSVLAISVAQVDQMSGGRIEFGLGSGWYADEHTAYGIDLPPVRELFDRYSEQLAVITGLWDTPEGGTFSFEGEHYTLKDAPGLPKPVQRPRPPVILGGTGKKRTPELAARYADEFNVPFNDIETARAQYERVDAAAEAAGRRPGDITRSAALVVAVGRDDAEAARRADAIGREVAELKTNGVAGTVSEAVDTIGRWRESTGITRLYLQVLDLSDLDHLDLIASEIMPQVS
- the lipB gene encoding lipoyl(octanoyl) transferase LipB; the encoded protein is MSQNATRSCRESTDPVDVRPIGTIDYLEAWDLQRRLATARADGDGPDTMLLLEHPSVYTAGKRTQPEDRPTDGTPVIDVDRGGRITWHGPGQLVGYPLVKLCDPIDVVQYVRRIEEALISVCDSFGLHTGRVEGRSGVWVPADDTRPERKIAAIGIRVQRGVTMHGFELNCNADLSAFDRIVPCGITDAGTTSLSLELGRTVSVEEALPVARDAVLAALDGDLPVSDDRWLPRPQAPEAAGVTFALHRS
- a CDS encoding phosphatase PAP2 family protein — translated: MVAGERGTRREVRVHLLVGAFCFAAFVGLGLLVRHVPGSLDRLLRDTVATRWQGELGTVAWLVSAALGPILPVLLGVALLVVTVRSRRRGDPRAWVTLRVLVLLGLCRATSWVGKPLFERERPRIYAVFAYPSGHVVSVTSTGVAVVVLCVWLAPAFASLARATALAATLLICGARVALGVHWVTDTVGAVLAVAGVGLLAIPALRLLPAQHRNRSPVRDGVGRAGR
- a CDS encoding TIGR01777 family oxidoreductase, with protein sequence MRVLVAGSSGLIGSALRSRLRELGHDVVRLVRRAPSAPDERGWHPPSGRIDENAFDGVDAVVNLCGASLASGRWSAARKQVLHDSRIEPTEVLAEAVAEHGVPVLISASGINYYGDTGDREVDESAPVGHGFLPLLCAEWEAACAPASRAGSRVVFLRTAPVFTWRGGMLAQVRPLFQLGLGGALGTGRQYLPWISLTDMVEVIVFCLDNADVSGPVNVASPRPVTNAEFTKAVGRALRRPTPWRVPGAPLRLLLGEAADEMLLAGPRAVPGVLLRHSFPYAVEDLDQALSPVP
- the sucB gene encoding 2-oxoglutarate dehydrogenase, E2 component, dihydrolipoamide succinyltransferase produces the protein PQAQQPAPQQPTPAPKAEPAAAPTPERDGAGTPYVTPLVRKLAAEHGIDLNTVKGSGVGGRIRKQDVLAAAEAKQKEQQASAAPAQPAAAAPSAPAKPSAPAPVSDAEKAALRGTVQKANRIRQITAVKTKESLQVSAQLTQVHEVDVTKVAQLRQRAKAPFREREGVNLTFLPFFAKATVEALKQHPNVNASYNEETKEITYHGSINLGLAVDTERGLLSVVIHDAGELSLAGLAHRIADLAERARSNRVTPDELTGGTFTITNLGSNGALFDTPIIVQPQSGILGVGAVVRRPMVATDADGNDTIAIRSMAYLPLTYDHRLIDGADAGRFLTTIKQRLEEGNFEDELGL